The proteins below come from a single Drosophila kikkawai strain 14028-0561.14 chromosome 3R, DkikHiC1v2, whole genome shotgun sequence genomic window:
- the LOC108073505 gene encoding protein anoxia up-regulated isoform X4, with protein MVYESGFTTRRTYSSRPVTTSYAVTTPRLDLCTDRPGSHRSRASSDYSYTSKSSVEKSSYDSSNPHSYRPERSTYTSTVEKTSRSGPGGSYNYSTERTSTTGAGPGGYSYSSTTSGNLPGGTKYRHFSYHV; from the exons ATGGTTTACGAAAGTGGATTTACAACTCGCAGAACGTACTCCTCGAGGCCGGTGACGACTTCTTACGCCGTTACG ACTCCACGCTTAGACCTGTGCACGGACAGACCTGGCTCGCACCGCAGCCGCGCTTCCTCGGACTACTCGTACACCTCGAAGTCGTCTGTGGAGAAGAGCAGCTACGACTCGAGCAACCCGCACTCGTACCGCCCGGAGCGTTCCACATACACCTCGACCGTTGAGAAAACCTCGCGCAGCGGCCCCGGCGGCTCGTACAACTATAGCACCGAGCGGACCAGCACCACTGGCGCCGGACCCGGCGGCTACAGCTACTCGTCGACCACCTCCGGCAACCTGCCGGGCGGCACCAAGTACCGTCACTTCTCCTACCACGTTTAG
- the LOC108073505 gene encoding uncharacterized protein CG45078 isoform X3 yields the protein MVYESGFTTRRTYSSRPVTTSYAVTRTNQRTPIDWEKVPFVPRPSLISDPVTAFGVRRPDAERRKHSILDPINRAAIKPNYRLAYEPIEPYVSTRDKNRTRILGMVRQHIDTVEAGGNTAARTFRDSLDSQLPRLHRAVSESLPVRRETYRNEKSGAMVTKYSY from the exons ATGGTTTACGAAAGTGGATTTACAACTCGCAGAACGTACTCCTCGAGGCCGGTGACGACTTCTTACGCCGTTACG AGAACGAACCAGAGAACACCAATTGACTGGGAGAAAGTTCCGTTCGTGCCGCGTCCGTCGCTCATCTCAGACCCGGTGACCGCCTTCGGTGTCCGGCGTCCCGATGCTGAGCGTCGCAAGCACTCAATCCTCGATCCGATCAACCGGGCGGCCATCAAGCCCAACTACCGGCTGGCCTATGAGCCCATCGAGCCCTATGTGTCCACGCGGGACAAGAACCGCACACGCATCCTGGGCATGGTGCGCCAGCACATCGACACCGTGGAGGCGGGTGGCAACACTGCGGCCCGTACCTTCCGGGATAGCCTGGACTCGCAGCTACCACGGCTGCACCGGGCTGTGTCCGAGAGCCTGCCGGTGCGGAGGGAGACCTACCGCAATGAGAAATCGGGCGCGATGGTCACCAAGTACAGCTACTAG
- the Desi gene encoding uncharacterized protein Desi — protein MNINYLVILQFLGVMVLLTYANAIPKYEESHKFYADKGQRDRSSYYNENKTQPSEPQTASTKDRLERLGYTTGYGSLNGYPGGTGLSAYNPIKLDLGGVVLGTLVGIGAIILIPKILSAFHGGYGGYGRSEDNDLTPLSSMINKIDDVLGQNNIDSTSCMQRAVCGYVRSTEYNMKIGSSDQMDEFIHMLSENALVDYLLDGTAIKEALEHGKRANDRPCEDVYSNCPLDSKSATEILMKLMPKKNAQGKGKSSGIPREKKA, from the exons ATGAATATAAATTACCTTGTCATATTGCAATTTCTGGGAGTTATGGTGCTGCTGACCTACGCCAATGCCATTCCCAAATACGAAGAGAGCCATAA GTTCTATGCGGACAAAGGGCAGCGAGATCGGTCGTCGTACTATAACGAAAACAAGACACAGCCCAGTGAACCGCAGACAGCTTCAACCAAAGATAGACTGGAACGACTGGGATACACCACCGGCTATGGATCTTTAAAT GGCTATCCCGGCGGAACTGGCCTCTCCGCTTATAATCCCATTAAACTCGACCTTGGCGGCGTGGTCCTGGGCACTCTGGTGGGCATAGGAGCCATCATACTAATACCCAAAATTCTGTCGGCCTTCCATGGTGGCTATGGCGGATATGGTCGAA GTGAGGATAATGACCTGACACCCCTAAGCAGCATGATAAACAAGATCGATGATGTCCTGGGCCAGAACAACATAGACTCAACGAGTTGCATGCAGCGAGCAGTCTGCGGTTATGTTCGCTCCACGGAGTATAATATGAAGATTGGTTCCTCCGATCAGATGGATGAGTTCATTCATATGCTATCGGA AAATGCCCTCGTGGATTACCTGCTAGATGGAACGGCCATTAAGGAGGCATTGGAGCATGGCAAGCGAGCCAATGACAGACCTTGTGAGGATGTTTACTCCAACTGTCCTTTGGATAGTAAATCGGCCACGGAAATTCTGATGAAACTTATGCCAAAGAAAAACGCCCAAGGCAAGGGAAAGTCTTCTGGCATTCCCCGAGAAAAGAAGGCATAG